One region of Hoeflea sp. 108 genomic DNA includes:
- a CDS encoding L-2-amino-thiazoline-4-carboxylic acid hydrolase, translating into MTEHAIRAEKLAAELDSAFRNRADLYRLMLAELSAELGEAKAEELLVRAIEKRGREVAEVAFARFGPNDARAIGEAFLAVSPDGGRMYPTDVERSDTHIAFKVKRCPLKDAWVGAGVGDGTLTTLCRIASAFDRGLFEATGVRFDNVTWTPGHGNGCCHICLTDRDA; encoded by the coding sequence GTGACCGAACATGCCATACGGGCCGAAAAGCTCGCCGCCGAACTCGACTCTGCCTTCCGCAATCGAGCCGACCTCTATCGGTTGATGCTCGCGGAACTGTCGGCCGAGCTTGGTGAGGCGAAGGCCGAGGAGCTGCTGGTGCGGGCGATCGAAAAGCGCGGCCGGGAAGTGGCGGAAGTTGCCTTTGCCCGGTTCGGTCCCAACGATGCCCGCGCCATCGGCGAGGCCTTTCTCGCCGTCAGCCCTGATGGCGGGCGCATGTATCCGACCGACGTCGAGCGCAGCGACACCCACATCGCCTTTAAGGTCAAGCGCTGCCCACTGAAGGACGCCTGGGTGGGGGCGGGCGTAGGCGACGGCACGCTGACGACGCTGTGCCGGATTGCCAGTGCGTTCGACCGCGGCCTGTTCGAGGCGACGGGCGTGCGTTTCGACAACGTCACCTGGACGCCCGGCCACGGCAACGGCTGCTGCCACATCTGTCTGACCGACCGCGACGCCTGA
- a CDS encoding YegP family protein, translating into MYKFEVYKDKGGEFRFRFRASNGEVMFSSEGYSAKASALKAIESIKKNTPAATVEDQTTAVA; encoded by the coding sequence ATGTACAAATTCGAGGTCTACAAGGACAAGGGCGGCGAATTCCGGTTCCGCTTCAGGGCGTCCAACGGCGAAGTGATGTTCAGTTCGGAAGGCTATTCGGCCAAGGCATCGGCGCTGAAGGCAATCGAGTCGATCAAGAAGAATACGCCGGCTGCAACGGTGGAAGACCAGACCACGGCGGTCGCCTGA
- a CDS encoding GlsB/YeaQ/YmgE family stress response membrane protein, which produces MGIESLIIFLIIGAVAGWLAGQLVKGYGFGLIGNVVVGIVGALIAGWLFPALGISLGSGIIAAIIHATIGAVILLVLLRLVKQA; this is translated from the coding sequence ATGGGTATCGAAAGCCTGATCATCTTCCTGATTATCGGCGCCGTCGCCGGCTGGCTCGCCGGCCAACTGGTCAAGGGTTATGGCTTCGGCCTGATCGGCAATGTCGTTGTCGGCATTGTCGGCGCGCTCATCGCCGGCTGGCTGTTCCCTGCACTCGGCATCAGCCTGGGCTCGGGCATCATCGCAGCCATCATCCATGCCACCATAGGCGCCGTGATCTTGCTCGTACTGCTGAGGCTGGTGAAGCAAGCCTAG
- a CDS encoding GFA family protein — MQDPAAVQVRTGSCLCRGVTFRVCGNPLRVGICHCADCRKSSGAPYAAYAVWPIEAFKQETGYTSTYAARSFCTTCGGRVAWLSAGEAEVPIGSLDEVPTDLAPSYELWVKRREHWLGPLTGAAQFDQDRKDVASTAEAVPAG; from the coding sequence ATGCAGGACCCTGCTGCAGTGCAAGTCCGAACCGGAAGCTGTCTTTGCCGCGGTGTCACCTTTCGCGTCTGCGGCAATCCGCTTCGCGTCGGCATCTGCCACTGCGCCGACTGCCGAAAGAGCAGCGGCGCACCCTATGCGGCTTACGCCGTGTGGCCCATCGAAGCCTTCAAGCAGGAGACCGGCTACACCAGCACCTATGCCGCCCGCAGCTTCTGCACGACCTGCGGCGGCCGCGTTGCGTGGCTAAGCGCAGGCGAAGCGGAAGTTCCGATCGGCAGCCTGGACGAGGTCCCAACCGACCTCGCGCCAAGCTACGAACTCTGGGTCAAGCGGCGCGAGCACTGGCTCGGTCCGCTGACCGGAGCTGCCCAGTTCGATCAGGACAGGAAAGATGTTGCATCGACAGCCGAGGCCGTGCCGGCGGGATAG
- a CDS encoding HAMP domain-containing sensor histidine kinase: MLRTSLFRSTPFRLALGFGTLFVSAFLAMGFVAYQLMRAELTAELDKSAREIWAIVAATDTDRELEDIVAAVDTYSRLSKREDRIFVLLDPSGRRLAGNFSKPPTSSGLSLLSAEDAGVDGNANYRVVSGKVNDNWLSIGLSLAETDRLALIALKSMGWALAIVTVTAFALSAMLAARIRKRLDSIADTMVDVSNGKLGARIPLTGNGDDIDAVSSQVNSALERLAALVEGMRQVSSDIAHDLKTPLNRLKMTIDTAIGKNDKGKPVTDELAEARVESDRINETFDALLRIAQIEAGARKSRFAAIDLGEVVGSMAEIYADVADDDRKSLVVKGSLSNLHAIAGDRELLVQMFANLIENAIRHCPEGTRIAISAANLGNLVVTEISDNGPGIPPAERDKVFQRLYRTEKSRTTPGSGLGLALVRAVADLHGAALTLDDNRPGLKVRIEFPVRS, from the coding sequence ATGCTCCGCACTAGCCTGTTCCGCAGCACGCCGTTCCGCCTCGCGCTGGGCTTCGGCACGCTTTTCGTCAGCGCATTTTTGGCCATGGGCTTCGTCGCCTATCAGTTGATGCGGGCCGAACTTACGGCCGAACTCGACAAGTCGGCACGCGAGATCTGGGCCATCGTCGCCGCCACCGATACCGACCGCGAGCTCGAGGATATCGTCGCCGCGGTCGACACCTATTCGCGCCTCAGCAAGCGCGAGGACCGCATCTTCGTCCTGCTCGATCCGTCCGGACGGCGCCTTGCCGGCAACTTCTCCAAGCCGCCGACCTCAAGCGGACTGTCGCTGCTCTCGGCTGAAGACGCCGGGGTCGACGGCAATGCCAACTACCGCGTCGTCTCGGGCAAGGTGAACGACAACTGGCTGTCGATCGGCCTCAGCCTCGCCGAAACCGACCGGCTGGCGCTGATCGCGCTCAAGAGCATGGGCTGGGCGCTGGCTATCGTCACGGTAACTGCCTTTGCGCTCAGCGCCATGCTTGCGGCGCGCATCCGCAAGCGCCTCGACAGCATCGCCGATACCATGGTCGACGTCTCCAACGGCAAGCTCGGCGCGCGCATCCCGCTCACCGGCAATGGCGACGACATCGATGCCGTCTCGTCTCAGGTCAACAGCGCGCTGGAACGACTGGCAGCACTTGTCGAGGGCATGCGGCAGGTCAGCAGCGACATCGCCCACGATCTCAAGACACCGCTCAACCGTCTCAAGATGACCATCGATACGGCGATCGGCAAGAACGACAAGGGCAAGCCGGTCACCGACGAACTTGCCGAGGCCCGGGTGGAGAGCGACCGCATCAACGAGACCTTCGATGCTCTCCTGCGCATCGCCCAGATCGAGGCGGGAGCCCGCAAATCGCGTTTCGCCGCAATCGACCTCGGCGAGGTTGTGGGCTCGATGGCCGAAATCTACGCCGACGTCGCCGACGACGACCGCAAGTCGCTTGTGGTCAAGGGCAGCCTGTCGAATCTCCATGCGATAGCGGGCGACCGCGAGCTCCTTGTCCAGATGTTCGCAAATCTGATCGAGAACGCGATCCGCCACTGCCCGGAGGGAACGCGGATCGCCATTTCGGCCGCCAATCTCGGCAATCTTGTCGTCACCGAAATCAGCGACAACGGCCCGGGCATTCCGCCGGCCGAACGCGACAAGGTATTCCAGCGCCTCTACCGCACCGAGAAAAGCCGCACCACGCCGGGCAGCGGCCTGGGGCTGGCACTGGTGCGCGCCGTCGCCGACCTGCACGGTGCCGCACTCACGCTCGACGACAACCGCCCCGGCCTCAAGGTTCGGATCGAGTTTCCCGTTCGCAGCTAG
- a CDS encoding response regulator transcription factor gives MRILVVEDDNKTADYTARGFSEAGHVCDVIVDGQDALFQAMRTSYDVLVMDRMVPNLDGLSVVKALRAANVKTPVLFLTSIGGVDDRVEGLEAGGDDYLVKPFAFSELLARVNALSRRPPVQDQKTVLAVADLELDLVKRRVTRRGQPIDLQPREFTLLEILMRNEGRVLTRTMLLERVWDLHFDPKTSVVETHMSRLRAKIDRPFDTPLLHTVRNTGYSLHAPH, from the coding sequence ATGCGCATTCTTGTCGTTGAGGACGACAACAAGACCGCGGATTACACAGCGAGGGGTTTTTCCGAGGCCGGACATGTCTGCGACGTCATCGTCGACGGACAGGACGCACTGTTCCAGGCAATGCGGACATCCTACGACGTTCTGGTCATGGACCGCATGGTGCCCAATCTCGACGGCCTGTCGGTAGTCAAGGCGCTCAGGGCGGCGAACGTCAAGACGCCGGTGCTGTTCCTCACTTCCATAGGTGGTGTCGACGACCGGGTCGAAGGCCTGGAAGCCGGCGGCGACGACTATCTGGTCAAGCCCTTCGCCTTCTCCGAGCTTCTGGCGCGGGTCAATGCGCTGTCGCGACGTCCCCCGGTCCAGGACCAGAAGACGGTGCTTGCGGTTGCCGACCTCGAGCTCGATCTCGTCAAGCGACGCGTGACCAGGCGCGGCCAGCCCATAGACCTGCAGCCGCGCGAATTCACCCTGCTCGAGATATTGATGCGCAACGAAGGCAGGGTGCTGACCCGCACCATGCTGCTCGAACGCGTCTGGGACCTGCATTTCGACCCCAAGACCAGTGTCGTCGAAACGCATATGAGCCGGCTTCGCGCCAAGATCGACCGCCCGTTCGACACGCCGCTCCTGCATACGGTGCGCAATACGGGCTACAGCCTGCATGCTCCGCACTAG
- a CDS encoding cytochrome b/b6 domain-containing protein, with product MATSATSYSKLQIALHWLIATLVVFQLLAGESMTATVDALADGGQPSPADQTLATVHYWIGLSILVLALLRLGLRATSGTPVPDPATPSWMALAAKAMHWAFYGLLFATPITGLLAYYLWDWMGDVHALAKPVFIAFIGIHAAAALFHHFVLRDTTLRRILVPSPAAPHTSTARISPTPTSTE from the coding sequence ATGGCCACTTCGGCGACCAGCTACTCGAAACTTCAGATCGCCCTGCACTGGCTCATCGCCACATTGGTGGTGTTCCAGCTTCTGGCAGGCGAAAGCATGACGGCGACCGTCGACGCGCTTGCCGATGGCGGCCAGCCCTCGCCCGCCGACCAGACCCTTGCTACAGTCCACTACTGGATCGGCCTTTCAATCCTCGTGCTTGCCCTTCTCCGGCTCGGCCTGCGCGCCACGTCGGGAACACCCGTGCCCGATCCGGCAACGCCCAGTTGGATGGCACTGGCGGCGAAGGCGATGCACTGGGCCTTCTACGGGCTCTTGTTTGCTACACCCATCACCGGCCTGCTCGCCTATTATTTGTGGGACTGGATGGGTGATGTGCACGCGCTTGCCAAGCCGGTGTTCATCGCCTTCATCGGCATCCACGCTGCGGCAGCACTGTTCCACCACTTCGTGCTCAGGGACACGACCCTGCGCCGCATACTGGTGCCCTCGCCCGCAGCGCCCCACACTTCCACGGCTCGCATCTCTCCCACCCCCACCTCCACGGAATGA
- a CDS encoding DUF2218 domain-containing protein, translated as MPKSIAVVSTEHASRYLQQLCKHWSHKFAVEFSSVRGQIDLGEGRIVHMTADDSALTVEVEAGDLLRLEQVVADHIARFAFREELEFDWAPAD; from the coding sequence ATGCCCAAGTCGATCGCCGTCGTTTCCACCGAGCACGCCAGCCGCTACCTGCAGCAACTGTGCAAACACTGGAGCCACAAGTTCGCGGTGGAATTCTCGTCCGTTCGCGGCCAGATCGATCTCGGCGAGGGCCGCATCGTGCATATGACGGCGGACGACAGCGCGCTGACCGTCGAGGTCGAGGCCGGCGACCTTTTGCGTCTCGAGCAGGTGGTCGCCGACCACATCGCACGCTTTGCGTTTCGTGAAGAGCTGGAGTTCGACTGGGCGCCGGCCGACTGA
- a CDS encoding nitronate monooxygenase family protein, with protein sequence MALPDILKEKLRVPVVGAPLFIISHPPLVLAQCKAGIVGSFPALNARPEAQLDEWLAMVTEDLAAHDAANPDRPAAPFAVNQIVHRSNTRLEHDLRLCVKYKVPIVISSLGAVEEVNQAVHSYGGIVLHDIIHDRHARKAIKMGADGLIAVAAGAGGHAGTLSPFALIQEIRQWFDGPLLLSGAIANGGAVLAAQAMGADLAYIGSPFIATEEARAADAYKQMIVESKAADIVYSNLFTGIHGNYLKGSVRASGMDPDNLAVADPSKMDFEEAAKYKAWKDIWGCGQGIGVVDKVVPVTELVDRLAREYAEAKARLTA encoded by the coding sequence GTGGCATTGCCTGACATCCTCAAGGAGAAGCTGCGCGTTCCCGTTGTCGGCGCGCCCCTGTTCATCATATCGCACCCGCCGCTTGTGCTGGCGCAATGCAAGGCCGGCATCGTCGGCTCCTTCCCCGCACTCAACGCCCGCCCCGAGGCGCAGCTCGACGAATGGCTGGCCATGGTGACGGAAGACCTTGCCGCTCACGATGCTGCCAATCCGGACCGGCCGGCAGCGCCCTTCGCCGTCAACCAGATCGTCCACCGCTCCAACACCCGGCTCGAACACGATCTGCGCCTGTGCGTGAAATACAAGGTACCGATCGTCATCTCGTCGCTGGGCGCTGTCGAGGAAGTCAACCAGGCCGTCCATTCCTATGGCGGCATCGTGCTGCACGACATCATCCACGACCGCCACGCCCGCAAGGCGATCAAGATGGGCGCCGATGGCCTGATCGCGGTCGCGGCCGGCGCCGGCGGCCATGCCGGCACGCTGTCACCCTTTGCCCTGATCCAGGAAATCCGGCAGTGGTTCGACGGCCCGCTGCTGCTGTCAGGCGCCATCGCCAATGGCGGTGCAGTGCTCGCTGCCCAGGCCATGGGCGCCGATCTCGCCTATATCGGCTCGCCCTTCATCGCCACCGAGGAGGCCCGCGCCGCCGACGCCTACAAGCAGATGATCGTCGAATCCAAGGCGGCCGACATCGTCTACTCCAATCTCTTCACCGGCATCCACGGCAATTATCTCAAGGGCTCGGTCCGCGCCTCGGGCATGGACCCCGACAACCTCGCCGTCGCCGACCCTTCCAAGATGGATTTCGAGGAAGCGGCCAAATACAAGGCCTGGAAGGATATCTGGGGCTGCGGCCAGGGCATTGGCGTCGTCGACAAGGTGGTGCCGGTGACCGAGCTGGTCGACCGTCTGGCCCGGGAGTATGCCGAAGCCAAGGCCAGACTGACGGCCTGA
- a CDS encoding cisplatin damage response ATP-dependent DNA ligase, whose amino-acid sequence MNRFAELLDRLVLTPSRNGKLKLLTDYFRTVEDPDRGLALAALTGELDIASVKPAMLRQLVSERMDPVLFGYSYDYVGDLAETVSLVWPEAPETRPNHDITLAEVVQKLQSASRSDGPAVLARLLDQAGTSARFAIIKLVTGGLRIGVSARLAKQALADLGSVDVAEIEELWHGLTSPYTGLFAWLEGAAPKPEKVAKALFRPVMLSNPVSDGDLEKLAPTDYAAEWKWDGIRVQAVSEGGIRRLYSRTGDDVSGSFPDVVAAMDFDAALDGELLVGVPRQATGTFSDLQQRLNRKTVSVKMQDRYPAFVRCYDLLQLNGEDLRELPFTTRRERLEAFIAALDPDRFDLSPLVAFDSWDQLEAMRREPPHPIIEGVMLKRLDSPYLAGRPKGPWFKWKRDPHTVDAVLMYAQRGHGKRSSFYSDYTFGVWSGAEGAEELVPVGKAYFGFTDEELKQIDKYVRDNTVERFGPVRSVRADRLNGLVLEVAFEGLNRSTRHKSGVAMRFPRISRLRWDKPPAEADRIETLQALLD is encoded by the coding sequence ATGAACCGCTTCGCCGAACTCCTCGACCGCCTCGTGCTGACGCCGTCCCGCAACGGCAAGCTGAAGCTGCTCACCGACTATTTCCGCACCGTCGAAGACCCCGACCGCGGACTGGCCCTTGCCGCCCTTACCGGCGAGCTCGACATTGCCTCGGTCAAGCCGGCAATGCTGCGCCAGCTTGTCTCCGAACGCATGGACCCTGTGCTGTTCGGCTATTCCTACGATTATGTCGGCGACCTTGCCGAGACGGTATCACTGGTCTGGCCTGAGGCACCCGAAACCCGGCCCAACCACGACATCACGCTCGCCGAGGTCGTGCAAAAACTGCAATCCGCCAGCCGCTCAGACGGCCCGGCAGTGCTTGCCCGGCTGCTCGACCAGGCCGGGACCTCGGCCCGTTTCGCCATCATCAAGCTCGTCACCGGCGGGTTGCGTATCGGCGTCTCAGCGCGCCTCGCCAAGCAGGCGCTGGCCGACCTCGGCTCCGTCGACGTCGCCGAGATCGAGGAGCTGTGGCATGGCCTGACGTCACCTTACACCGGCCTGTTCGCCTGGCTGGAAGGCGCGGCACCAAAACCCGAGAAGGTGGCAAAGGCGCTGTTCCGGCCGGTCATGCTGTCCAACCCAGTCAGTGACGGCGACCTGGAAAAACTCGCCCCCACCGATTATGCCGCCGAGTGGAAATGGGACGGTATCCGCGTCCAGGCGGTGTCGGAGGGCGGTATCCGCCGGCTCTACTCGCGCACCGGCGATGATGTTTCCGGTTCCTTTCCCGACGTGGTGGCGGCGATGGATTTCGATGCCGCCCTCGACGGCGAGCTGCTGGTCGGTGTACCGCGCCAAGCGACCGGCACCTTCTCCGACCTGCAGCAGCGGCTCAACCGCAAGACCGTGTCAGTCAAGATGCAGGACCGCTATCCCGCCTTCGTGCGCTGCTACGACCTGTTGCAGCTCAATGGCGAAGACCTGCGCGAGCTGCCCTTTACGACGCGCCGTGAGCGCCTCGAAGCCTTCATCGCCGCGCTCGACCCCGACCGCTTCGACCTGTCGCCGCTGGTCGCCTTCGACAGCTGGGATCAGTTGGAGGCGATGCGGCGCGAACCGCCGCATCCGATCATCGAAGGCGTCATGCTCAAGCGGCTGGATTCGCCCTATCTCGCCGGCCGCCCCAAGGGCCCGTGGTTCAAGTGGAAGCGCGATCCGCACACGGTCGACGCCGTGCTGATGTATGCCCAGCGTGGCCATGGCAAGCGCTCGAGCTTTTATTCCGACTACACATTCGGCGTCTGGTCGGGCGCGGAAGGAGCGGAAGAGCTGGTACCGGTGGGAAAGGCCTATTTCGGCTTCACCGACGAGGAACTCAAACAGATCGACAAATATGTCCGCGACAACACCGTCGAGCGCTTCGGGCCGGTGCGTTCGGTGCGCGCCGACAGGTTGAACGGGCTGGTGCTGGAAGTCGCCTTCGAGGGCCTCAACCGCTCGACGCGCCACAAATCGGGCGTCGCCATGCGGTTTCCGCGCATATCGCGCCTGCGCTGGGACAAGCCGCCGGCCGAAGCCGACCGCATCGAGACGCTGCAAGCGCTGCTCGACTGA
- a CDS encoding ligase-associated DNA damage response exonuclease, giving the protein MRPSDLLHSRPEGLYCSPGDFYIDPVRPVDRALITHGHSDHARPGHAKVLATRETLDIMAIRCGPDFAGASQAMPLGEKIRLGDVTVSFHPAGHVLGSAQISVERNGMRIVASGDYKRAKDPTCAAFEVVPCDVFITEATFALPVFRHPDASDEIGKLLRSTKQSPERAHLVGAYALGKAQRVIRLLRDQGYDKPIYIHGAMTRLSEYYQSQGVDLGDLRPATVEDAVKADFAGAIVVAPSSTFADRWSRRFPDPLAAFASGWMRIRQRAKQGGVELPLVISDHSDWDELTATITETGAGEVWVTHGREEALVRWCELNGIAARPLHLVGYEDEGD; this is encoded by the coding sequence ATGCGGCCGAGTGACCTCCTCCATTCCCGTCCCGAAGGGCTCTACTGCTCGCCGGGCGATTTCTACATCGACCCGGTGCGGCCGGTCGACCGCGCGCTTATCACCCACGGCCATTCCGACCATGCCCGCCCGGGTCACGCCAAGGTGCTCGCGACGCGCGAGACGCTCGACATTATGGCGATCCGTTGCGGACCGGATTTTGCCGGCGCCAGCCAGGCGATGCCGCTGGGCGAGAAGATCAGGCTCGGCGACGTCACCGTATCGTTCCACCCGGCTGGCCACGTGCTCGGCTCGGCCCAGATTTCGGTCGAGCGCAACGGCATGCGCATCGTCGCGTCAGGCGACTACAAGCGCGCCAAGGACCCGACCTGTGCTGCCTTCGAGGTCGTGCCCTGCGACGTGTTCATCACGGAGGCGACCTTCGCCCTGCCCGTCTTCCGCCATCCTGACGCCTCCGACGAGATCGGCAAGCTTCTGAGGTCCACCAAGCAGTCTCCCGAACGCGCCCATCTCGTCGGCGCCTATGCGCTCGGCAAGGCGCAGCGCGTGATCAGGCTGTTGCGCGACCAGGGCTACGACAAGCCGATCTACATCCACGGGGCAATGACCAGGCTCAGCGAATATTACCAGAGCCAGGGTGTCGACCTCGGCGACCTCCGACCGGCAACCGTCGAAGACGCTGTCAAGGCCGATTTCGCCGGCGCCATCGTCGTCGCGCCCTCGTCTACTTTCGCCGACCGCTGGTCCCGCCGCTTCCCCGATCCGCTCGCCGCCTTCGCATCCGGCTGGATGCGCATCCGCCAGCGCGCCAAGCAAGGCGGCGTCGAACTGCCGCTCGTTATCTCCGACCACTCCGACTGGGACGAGCTGACCGCCACCATCACCGAAACGGGCGCCGGCGAGGTCTGGGTCACCCATGGCCGCGAGGAAGCACTGGTGCGCTGGTGCGAACTCAACGGGATCGCGGCACGGCCGCTGCATCTGGTCGGGTATGAGGATGAGGGAGATTGA